A window from Tautonia rosea encodes these proteins:
- a CDS encoding NYN domain-containing protein yields MTSRTPLLIVDAMNVIGTRPDGWWRDPNAAKCRLVGRLQRLAAARPERIEVVIDGRPVREMPAGEYDGVLVRYAGHSAPNAADDHIVALVPDQSEDITVVTSDRELRRRVEALGARVEGATWLLDRIDQAEHPGHLPEP; encoded by the coding sequence ATGACATCGAGGACCCCGCTCCTAATCGTCGATGCCATGAATGTCATCGGCACACGGCCGGACGGGTGGTGGCGCGATCCGAATGCCGCGAAGTGCCGGCTCGTGGGCCGCCTGCAACGACTGGCGGCGGCGCGTCCCGAACGGATTGAGGTCGTCATCGACGGCCGTCCCGTGCGGGAGATGCCGGCAGGGGAGTACGACGGCGTCCTGGTGCGTTACGCGGGGCATTCGGCGCCCAACGCGGCCGATGATCATATTGTCGCGCTGGTCCCCGACCAATCCGAGGACATCACGGTGGTCACCTCCGACCGGGAACTCCGGAGGAGGGTCGAGGCCCTCGGGGCTCGGGTCGAGGGAGCGACCTGGCTCCTGGACCGCATCGATCAGGCCGAGCACCCGGGACATTTGCCCGAGCCTTGA
- a CDS encoding TFIIB-type zinc ribbon-containing protein, whose product MRCPNCDMLLITDHRVDVEIDTCPSCQGVWLDRGELNAILDRWADLPLPTAEVGQVEAVAPASGPDQAPGARRAEPSFWMTVLNAD is encoded by the coding sequence ATGAGGTGCCCGAATTGCGACATGCTGCTGATTACCGACCATCGGGTCGACGTCGAGATCGACACCTGCCCGTCGTGCCAAGGGGTCTGGCTCGATCGAGGCGAGTTGAACGCGATTCTCGATCGATGGGCCGATCTTCCTCTGCCGACTGCGGAAGTCGGACAGGTCGAGGCCGTCGCCCCCGCCAGCGGGCCCGATCAGGCTCCGGGCGCTCGACGAGCCGAGCCGTCGTTCTGGATGACAGTGCTCAACGCCGACTGA
- a CDS encoding TFIIB-type zinc ribbon-containing protein, which translates to MKCPSCNTRLMPANRGPVAIDFCPKCWGVWLDRGELDAIIRESRSPEHAQGVASRPILDPGNHLVSSRPH; encoded by the coding sequence ATGAAGTGTCCCAGCTGCAACACCCGGTTGATGCCTGCCAATCGCGGTCCGGTGGCTATCGACTTTTGCCCGAAATGCTGGGGAGTCTGGTTGGATCGAGGCGAACTGGACGCGATTATCCGGGAGTCTCGATCGCCCGAGCATGCGCAGGGCGTGGCGTCTCGGCCGATACTCGATCCGGGAAATCACCTGGTTTCATCTCGGCCACATTGA
- the nhaR gene encoding transcriptional activator NhaR gives MQPQINYNHLYYFWVVARTGSIAAACDELMLAPPTISTQLKTLETNLGNRLFERQGRGMVLTQTGRLVFRHADEMFRTASDLMETLRGRPPGRPMRLTLGIADAMPKTVAYRLVRPVMTGPESVSLVCHEGKPAQLLADLALHELDAVLTDSPLVPEVRVKAFTHLLGECGVTLLGSPELAERYRPGFPDSLHRAPLLLPTVTSALRRMLDAWFQTRGLRPEIRGEIADSALIKVFGQSGEGLFFVPSVVESEVCEQYEVERVGRIDEVRERFFAVTIERTIHHPAVIALCDAARRTFGEGQTPSPESRS, from the coding sequence ATGCAGCCCCAGATCAACTACAACCACCTCTATTACTTCTGGGTCGTGGCCCGTACGGGGAGCATCGCCGCGGCCTGCGACGAGTTGATGCTCGCCCCGCCGACGATTAGCACCCAACTCAAGACTCTGGAGACGAATCTGGGGAACCGCCTGTTCGAGCGCCAGGGACGGGGGATGGTTCTGACCCAGACGGGCCGCCTGGTTTTTCGCCATGCCGATGAGATGTTCCGGACGGCGTCGGACTTGATGGAGACCCTCCGCGGTCGTCCGCCCGGCCGGCCCATGCGGCTCACCCTCGGAATTGCCGATGCGATGCCGAAAACCGTCGCCTATCGCCTTGTCCGCCCGGTCATGACCGGGCCAGAGTCGGTCAGCCTTGTGTGTCATGAAGGAAAGCCTGCGCAGTTACTTGCCGATCTGGCCCTTCATGAGCTAGATGCGGTGCTGACCGACTCTCCCCTCGTTCCCGAGGTTCGCGTCAAGGCCTTCACCCACCTGTTAGGAGAATGCGGGGTGACATTGCTCGGCAGCCCTGAGCTCGCCGAACGCTATCGACCGGGATTCCCCGACTCGCTCCACCGTGCGCCGCTGCTCTTGCCGACCGTGACCTCCGCCTTGCGACGCATGCTCGATGCCTGGTTTCAGACGCGGGGCCTCCGACCCGAGATCCGAGGAGAAATTGCCGACAGCGCCTTGATCAAGGTCTTCGGCCAATCAGGGGAAGGGCTCTTTTTCGTTCCTTCGGTCGTCGAGTCGGAGGTCTGCGAGCAGTACGAGGTCGAGCGCGTTGGTCGCATCGACGAGGTCCGCGAGCGCTTCTTCGCCGTGACGATCGAGCGCACCATCCACCATCCGGCCGTCATTGCCCTCTGCGATGCGGCACGTCGAACGTTCGGAGAGGGACAGACGCCCAGCCCGGAATCCAGGTCGTGA
- the ispG gene encoding flavodoxin-dependent (E)-4-hydroxy-3-methylbut-2-enyl-diphosphate synthase encodes MAYATTVQRHKTREVGIDDHVVGGDNPIWVQSMTTTDTADAAATLEQIKRLEEAGCEIIRVTVPKKGDVEACQAIRDHIQIPLIADIHYDYRMALACLEAKTPSGRRAVDKIRINPGNIGGIERFKEVVRKAKDKGVPMRIGVNSGSLEEDLIEKYGFPCPEAMVESALRHIEIAESLGYHQMIISLKASHVPTAVECYSLFAEKSDYPTHLGITEAGSREYGTLKSAAGIGAILLRGIGDTIRVSLLGDPVPEVKAGFDILRATSRRINEPEVVACPTCGRLDIDLERIVAEVEERMKGLTHPLRISILGCLVNGFGEAKEADIGIAAGSGKGIIFKRGVPIRHVKEAEMVEALWEEVMRFEEDTPPLESYLKKQEQKQQKSALTVIG; translated from the coding sequence ATGGCCTACGCGACCACGGTCCAGCGGCACAAGACCCGCGAGGTGGGTATCGACGACCACGTTGTCGGCGGTGACAACCCGATTTGGGTGCAGTCGATGACCACCACCGACACGGCCGATGCCGCCGCCACCTTGGAACAGATCAAGCGTTTGGAGGAGGCCGGCTGCGAAATCATCCGCGTGACCGTGCCCAAGAAAGGGGACGTGGAAGCCTGCCAGGCGATCCGAGACCACATCCAGATTCCGCTGATCGCCGACATCCACTACGACTACCGGATGGCCCTGGCCTGCCTGGAGGCCAAGACACCCTCGGGCCGCCGCGCGGTCGATAAGATTCGGATCAACCCCGGCAATATCGGGGGAATCGAGCGCTTCAAGGAGGTCGTCCGCAAGGCCAAGGACAAAGGCGTCCCAATGCGGATCGGGGTCAACAGCGGGAGCCTCGAAGAAGATCTGATCGAGAAGTACGGCTTTCCCTGTCCCGAGGCGATGGTCGAAAGCGCCCTGAGGCACATCGAGATTGCCGAGTCGCTCGGCTACCACCAGATGATCATCAGCCTCAAGGCCAGCCACGTGCCGACGGCCGTCGAGTGCTACAGCCTGTTCGCCGAGAAGAGCGATTACCCGACCCACCTGGGGATCACCGAGGCCGGTTCCCGGGAGTACGGGACGCTCAAGAGCGCCGCCGGGATCGGCGCGATCCTGCTCCGGGGCATCGGCGACACGATCCGGGTGAGCCTGCTTGGCGACCCGGTACCGGAGGTGAAGGCCGGGTTCGACATCCTTCGGGCAACCAGCCGACGGATCAACGAGCCGGAGGTCGTCGCCTGCCCAACCTGCGGAAGGCTTGACATCGATCTGGAACGGATCGTCGCCGAGGTCGAGGAGCGGATGAAGGGGCTGACCCATCCGCTTCGGATCAGCATCCTCGGCTGCCTGGTCAACGGCTTCGGCGAGGCCAAGGAGGCCGACATCGGTATCGCGGCCGGGAGCGGCAAGGGGATCATCTTCAAGCGAGGCGTGCCGATCCGGCACGTCAAGGAAGCCGAGATGGTCGAGGCCCTTTGGGAAGAAGTCATGCGCTTCGAGGAGGACACGCCTCCGCTGGAGTCGTATCTGAAGAAGCAAGAACAGAAGCAGCAAAAGTCGGCCCTGACCGTCATCGGTTGA
- a CDS encoding class I SAM-dependent methyltransferase, which translates to MQSSVEVFRPVIPSRLKRLLLPLWNGGHQLAWRAGEYAGAIRHRRFDRCAVCGRWGPKLYRRWVIRPELERRSGVSPLAVEAWARKESCDCPFCGAKLRARRIAEVLLSLDLLGDPPSPARSLRDWVASPRARALRVAEVNEIEGLHTFLLQLPHLSYSEFRDDAAPGEVIAGIRCEHLERLTYADASFDLILTSETLEHIPDLTAALSEIHRVLRPGGRHVFTVPLLPGVPKTFARARLRPDGTIEHLATPVAHPGGDWGYPVFSEFGADLPEILLNAGFEVDLMFGPVRNDDLCQVIICRKPRESIIPK; encoded by the coding sequence TTGCAATCATCCGTCGAGGTCTTCCGCCCGGTGATCCCCTCCCGGCTCAAGCGTCTGTTGCTCCCGCTCTGGAACGGCGGTCACCAGCTTGCCTGGCGAGCCGGCGAGTATGCCGGGGCGATCCGCCATCGCCGATTCGATCGCTGCGCCGTCTGCGGCCGATGGGGGCCGAAACTCTACCGACGCTGGGTCATCCGTCCCGAATTGGAGCGGCGATCGGGAGTGTCTCCCCTGGCGGTCGAAGCCTGGGCGCGCAAGGAATCCTGCGACTGCCCCTTCTGTGGGGCAAAGCTCCGAGCCCGACGCATCGCCGAGGTCCTTCTCTCCCTCGACCTCCTTGGCGACCCCCCTTCCCCGGCCCGTTCCCTCCGCGACTGGGTCGCCTCTCCCAGGGCCCGCGCCCTGAGGGTGGCCGAGGTCAACGAGATTGAGGGCTTGCACACGTTCCTGCTCCAGCTTCCCCATCTCTCCTACAGCGAGTTCCGCGACGATGCCGCACCTGGTGAGGTGATCGCTGGCATCCGCTGCGAACACCTGGAGCGCCTGACCTACGCCGACGCCTCGTTCGACCTGATCCTCACCTCCGAGACCCTCGAACACATCCCCGATCTGACCGCCGCGTTGAGCGAGATCCATCGCGTTCTCCGACCCGGAGGCCGCCACGTGTTCACCGTACCGCTGTTGCCTGGCGTCCCCAAAACGTTCGCTCGCGCCAGGCTCCGCCCCGACGGCACGATCGAACACCTCGCCACGCCGGTCGCGCACCCCGGTGGCGACTGGGGCTACCCCGTCTTCTCGGAATTCGGGGCCGACCTTCCCGAGATCCTCCTCAACGCCGGTTTCGAGGTTGATCTCATGTTCGGTCCGGTCCGGAACGACGACCTCTGTCAGGTCATCATCTGTCGGAAGCCGAGGGAATCGATCATCCCGAAATGA
- a CDS encoding ADP-ribosylglycohydrolase family protein, with amino-acid sequence MPSLPSRDQFQGCLIGQAVGDALGAPYEGMPPEFIAQAGPAETIVTFPPHQTLRYTDDTQMAVGLAETLIRHGTIREAELMATFAAHYDVNRRYGFGARRLLQAHRDGEDWQALAEHHFPGGSFGNGAAMRAAPVGLFFCHDLDAVADQAAASARPTHRHPLGIDGARLIALSAAMAATMHPFDRSGFFGELTRRSQTVEFRNQLEQAVSLDPDDPSPPPFGNGIEAHRSVVSSLVVFAAAPDDFPKVLARALSLGGDVDTLAAMACALCGARVGLDRIPMHLVALLEDGPEGRDFLLKLAGRLHAARGSQSASNRD; translated from the coding sequence ATGCCATCCCTACCCTCTCGTGATCAGTTCCAGGGGTGTCTGATCGGACAGGCTGTTGGCGACGCCTTGGGTGCACCTTACGAAGGAATGCCTCCCGAGTTCATCGCCCAGGCTGGCCCTGCCGAGACGATTGTCACCTTCCCACCGCATCAGACCCTCCGTTACACCGACGACACCCAGATGGCGGTTGGGCTGGCCGAGACGCTCATCCGGCACGGAACCATCCGTGAAGCGGAGCTCATGGCAACCTTCGCCGCTCATTACGACGTGAACCGTCGTTACGGCTTCGGTGCCCGACGGCTCCTCCAGGCCCACCGTGACGGAGAAGATTGGCAGGCCCTGGCCGAACATCACTTTCCCGGAGGCTCCTTTGGCAACGGAGCCGCCATGCGGGCCGCACCGGTCGGCCTCTTCTTCTGCCACGACCTCGATGCCGTTGCCGATCAGGCGGCCGCCTCGGCTCGACCCACCCATCGGCACCCGCTCGGAATCGACGGCGCCCGGCTCATCGCGCTCTCCGCCGCGATGGCCGCGACGATGCACCCCTTCGACCGCTCCGGGTTCTTCGGAGAGCTGACCCGACGTTCGCAGACGGTCGAATTTCGGAACCAACTCGAACAAGCCGTCTCACTCGATCCCGACGATCCTTCCCCTCCACCCTTCGGCAATGGGATCGAGGCTCACCGATCGGTCGTCTCCTCCCTCGTGGTCTTTGCCGCCGCTCCAGACGATTTCCCGAAGGTTCTCGCCCGGGCGCTCTCGCTCGGTGGCGACGTCGACACCCTGGCCGCGATGGCCTGCGCTCTCTGCGGTGCCCGCGTCGGACTCGATCGCATCCCGATGCACCTGGTCGCCCTGCTCGAAGATGGACCCGAGGGACGAGATTTCCTCCTGAAGCTTGCTGGCCGATTGCATGCCGCGCGTGGATCCCAGTCCGCTTCAAACCGTGATTGA
- a CDS encoding carboxypeptidase-like regulatory domain-containing protein, which translates to MTIRSIVVRAAVAVTVSIALILVGCGGGPKLVPVAGIVTLDGQPLEGAEIAFVPVASEGEATSGSDRTGPNGNFQMTFKGRRGLAPGKYRVLVSKTEEIAPPSGVEVSEVFAKASFEKQLMGLTKETIPPQNFDHEVEVPDEGATDFQIDFKSSSKSK; encoded by the coding sequence ATGACCATTCGTTCGATTGTGGTCCGCGCCGCCGTGGCGGTGACGGTCTCGATCGCCCTGATTCTCGTCGGTTGTGGGGGCGGTCCGAAGTTGGTCCCCGTGGCTGGGATCGTCACGCTGGATGGCCAACCCCTGGAAGGGGCGGAGATCGCCTTCGTCCCGGTTGCGAGCGAGGGGGAGGCGACTTCGGGCAGCGACCGGACCGGCCCGAACGGCAATTTCCAGATGACCTTCAAAGGCCGTCGAGGGCTGGCGCCCGGGAAATACCGGGTTCTTGTGAGCAAGACCGAGGAAATTGCCCCACCAAGCGGTGTGGAAGTCTCGGAGGTCTTTGCGAAGGCTTCGTTCGAGAAGCAGCTCATGGGGCTAACGAAGGAAACGATTCCACCCCAGAATTTCGATCACGAGGTCGAGGTTCCGGACGAGGGGGCCACGGACTTCCAGATCGATTTCAAGTCGAGCAGTAAGTCGAAGTAA
- a CDS encoding DUF1559 family PulG-like putative transporter, which yields MSLNRNALRRGFTLIELLVVIAIIGVLIALLLPAVQSAREAARRAQCTNNLKQIGLALHNYESSNKALPPPKLRSGTCQHAYVSGDPTATILNTTAFSMILGYVEQASLFNAYNFSQPSSNDAWGGYGPAPTGFTVLSGNAIVNTTVVGTLVSSYACPSDQEPTVENFAVGGTGPYHMQNARRSNYGTATGQFTEYNCITPATPNLPPTRAMFYSDASTRLQDVRDGLSNSVMIGEKSSNTINWCASFRYFGPYWGAGTHTSTHLVVWPPTSTLATASTPNAPWGNRDGTLACEQNKRGSYAWVMSSEHPGGINVCMGDGSVRFIKDTINPFTWYALQTIRGGEVISADAY from the coding sequence ATGTCCTTAAATCGAAACGCTTTGCGTCGCGGTTTCACCCTGATTGAGTTGCTCGTGGTGATCGCGATCATCGGCGTCCTGATTGCCCTGTTGCTGCCCGCTGTTCAGTCGGCCCGAGAGGCGGCCCGTCGCGCCCAGTGCACCAATAACCTGAAGCAGATCGGACTCGCGCTCCATAATTACGAATCCTCGAACAAGGCGTTGCCACCGCCGAAGCTTCGCTCGGGCACCTGTCAACATGCGTACGTAAGTGGCGATCCGACTGCCACGATTCTGAATACCACGGCCTTCTCGATGATCCTCGGCTACGTGGAGCAGGCGTCGCTGTTCAACGCGTACAACTTCTCGCAACCGTCGTCGAACGACGCCTGGGGCGGCTACGGGCCGGCTCCGACCGGGTTCACGGTCCTCTCGGGCAATGCGATCGTGAACACGACGGTCGTTGGCACACTGGTCTCCTCGTACGCATGCCCTTCGGACCAGGAGCCGACCGTCGAGAATTTCGCGGTGGGAGGCACCGGCCCGTACCACATGCAGAACGCCCGGCGGAGCAACTACGGCACTGCCACTGGCCAGTTCACCGAATACAACTGCATCACCCCGGCGACGCCGAATCTGCCGCCGACCCGGGCGATGTTTTATTCCGATGCCTCGACCCGGCTGCAGGATGTTCGAGACGGGCTGAGCAACTCGGTGATGATCGGCGAGAAGTCGAGCAATACGATTAACTGGTGCGCGAGCTTCCGCTATTTTGGCCCCTACTGGGGCGCTGGGACTCACACATCGACGCACCTGGTCGTCTGGCCTCCCACCTCGACGCTTGCCACGGCCTCAACCCCCAACGCTCCTTGGGGAAACCGCGACGGGACACTGGCCTGCGAGCAGAACAAGCGCGGCTCGTATGCCTGGGTCATGTCGAGCGAACACCCTGGAGGCATCAACGTCTGCATGGGGGACGGGAGCGTGCGATTTATCAAGGACACGATCAATCCCTTCACCTGGTATGCGTTGCAGACGATCCGGGGTGGGGAAGTGATTAGCGCTGACGCCTACTGA
- the larC gene encoding nickel pincer cofactor biosynthesis protein LarC: MRIAYFDCFSGISGDMTLGALVDSGVDPQAIVGAVRKLGLEFDLSFETVRRCGFRATYARVVAPEEHAHRHLPEIEAMIDRAELPHRQSDLAKRIFHRLGEAEANSHGIPIEQVHFHEVGAVDSIVDIVGAAVGLDLLGVERFQASAIPPGRGSVVAAHGRMPLPAPATAELLRGVPLADSPVEMELTTPTGAAIVSTICERFGPLPSMTVETIGLGAGTKDLPGQANMVRLFVGTVADSPDADRIWVLETNLDDLPGELVGYTTGKLMEAGALDAFVTPIYMKKNRPGVMLSVLGTEASLTSLEAIIFRETTTLGIRRYPVSRHKLRRKAAVVETPLGPVRGKLGWLGDRPPTFSPEYDDCARLAAEQHIPLKDVYQMAHEAHASSGAAPLEPPVTDDEPKPHQSHGHSHDHGHGHAHHHGDDHHHGHDHHHDH; encoded by the coding sequence GTGCGCATTGCTTACTTCGACTGTTTCAGTGGAATCTCCGGCGATATGACCCTCGGGGCCCTCGTCGATTCGGGGGTCGACCCGCAGGCGATCGTCGGGGCCGTCCGAAAGCTCGGCCTGGAATTCGACCTGTCGTTTGAAACCGTTCGACGTTGCGGATTCCGGGCAACCTATGCGCGGGTCGTCGCCCCAGAGGAGCACGCCCATCGTCATCTCCCCGAGATCGAGGCGATGATCGACCGGGCCGAGCTGCCCCATCGCCAGTCTGATTTGGCCAAGCGCATCTTTCACCGTCTGGGAGAGGCCGAGGCCAATTCCCACGGAATCCCGATCGAACAGGTCCACTTTCACGAGGTCGGCGCGGTCGATTCCATCGTCGATATCGTCGGGGCCGCTGTCGGGCTTGACCTGCTGGGGGTGGAACGATTCCAGGCCAGTGCGATCCCTCCGGGTCGGGGGTCGGTCGTCGCGGCTCACGGCCGGATGCCCCTGCCCGCTCCCGCCACCGCTGAGCTGCTTCGGGGCGTTCCCCTCGCCGATTCTCCGGTCGAGATGGAGCTGACCACTCCCACCGGCGCGGCCATCGTTTCGACCATCTGCGAACGCTTCGGCCCCCTGCCCTCCATGACCGTTGAAACGATCGGCCTCGGCGCGGGGACCAAGGACCTTCCCGGCCAGGCGAACATGGTTCGCTTGTTCGTCGGCACGGTGGCCGATTCACCTGATGCCGACCGCATCTGGGTCCTGGAGACGAACCTTGACGACCTTCCCGGTGAGCTGGTCGGCTACACGACCGGCAAGCTGATGGAGGCCGGAGCGCTCGACGCGTTCGTCACGCCCATCTACATGAAGAAGAATCGTCCCGGCGTCATGCTCTCGGTCCTAGGCACCGAGGCGAGCCTTACCAGTCTCGAAGCGATCATCTTCCGGGAAACGACGACCCTCGGGATCCGTCGCTATCCGGTCAGCCGTCACAAGCTTCGACGCAAGGCTGCGGTCGTGGAAACTCCCCTCGGCCCGGTTCGAGGGAAGCTCGGCTGGCTTGGCGACCGTCCCCCGACCTTCAGCCCCGAATACGACGACTGCGCCCGCCTTGCCGCTGAGCAACACATCCCTCTCAAGGACGTTTACCAGATGGCCCACGAGGCACATGCGTCCTCGGGCGCAGCCCCCCTTGAGCCTCCGGTGACAGATGACGAGCCGAAACCGCATCAGAGCCACGGCCACAGTCACGACCACGGACATGGGCACGCTCATCATCACGGGGACGATCACCATCACGGCCACGATCACCACCACGACCACTGA
- a CDS encoding glycosyltransferase, producing the protein MNLTSTEQTVLWIYAAIVAAWPIRHVVITLFFRWLDVLDLRSPRYEGDDPPRVTAIIPAKDEEEALPACLDSVRAQTYPNISILLVDDRSTDATPEIARRAAEADPRVQVLTISDDLPPGWTGKTHALHLAVPQTEGQWLWFLDADTRHHPECLSIVMEYARKQNASLASLLPEMRCESFWEKVVTPLAGIVLMRTYPTFTANNDRKKLAFANGQFLLIERSAYEAAGGHEAVRDRFVEDIALARRVKALGRSVKTAVAPEISSTRMYTSLSSLIRGWSRILYDAHDRKPLPLIGKILEPLIFSQTGDVALIASLVMLALGQTGPFAWWLLGLSLVHQVLKQSVLYRMYRLNSPKTAGYAMYYSLAGIVSDVIIARSLWMCVTGRVTWRGTSYGEQVVSPTDRSPEGAVGRSEASS; encoded by the coding sequence ATGAACCTCACCTCCACCGAGCAAACCGTTCTCTGGATCTATGCCGCGATTGTCGCGGCCTGGCCCATCCGGCATGTGGTTATCACCCTCTTCTTCCGATGGCTTGATGTGCTCGACCTCCGCTCCCCTCGGTACGAGGGTGACGATCCGCCAAGGGTCACGGCCATCATCCCCGCCAAGGACGAGGAAGAGGCCTTGCCCGCGTGCCTCGATTCGGTTCGGGCTCAGACGTATCCCAATATCTCCATTCTTCTCGTCGATGACCGCAGTACCGACGCCACTCCCGAGATTGCTCGACGAGCCGCCGAGGCCGACCCTCGGGTCCAGGTTCTGACCATCTCCGACGACCTTCCGCCCGGCTGGACGGGCAAAACCCACGCCTTGCACCTGGCCGTTCCGCAGACTGAGGGGCAGTGGCTCTGGTTCCTCGATGCTGACACCCGGCATCATCCGGAGTGCCTCTCAATCGTCATGGAATATGCCCGCAAACAGAACGCCTCGCTTGCAAGTCTGCTGCCCGAGATGCGCTGCGAATCGTTCTGGGAAAAGGTCGTCACTCCGCTCGCTGGGATCGTCCTGATGCGGACCTACCCGACGTTCACGGCCAACAACGACCGGAAGAAACTTGCCTTTGCGAACGGTCAATTCCTCCTCATTGAGCGATCCGCCTACGAGGCGGCCGGAGGGCACGAGGCGGTCCGCGATCGGTTCGTTGAGGACATCGCCCTGGCCCGTCGGGTGAAGGCACTGGGCCGATCGGTGAAGACAGCGGTCGCTCCTGAGATCAGTTCGACACGCATGTATACATCACTTTCAAGCTTGATTCGCGGTTGGAGTCGTATTCTCTACGACGCTCACGACCGCAAACCACTGCCCCTGATTGGCAAGATTCTGGAACCGTTAATCTTCAGCCAGACGGGCGACGTGGCCCTGATCGCGTCACTCGTGATGCTTGCCCTTGGTCAGACCGGGCCGTTTGCCTGGTGGCTGCTGGGACTGAGCCTGGTGCACCAGGTGCTCAAGCAATCGGTGCTTTATCGGATGTACCGGCTCAACTCACCAAAGACGGCCGGTTACGCCATGTACTACTCGCTGGCCGGAATCGTTTCCGATGTCATCATTGCCCGGTCCCTTTGGATGTGCGTGACAGGACGGGTCACCTGGCGAGGCACCTCGTACGGCGAGCAGGTCGTTTCCCCGACCGACCGATCGCCGGAAGGTGCGGTTGGCCGCTCAGAAGCATCTTCGTGA
- a CDS encoding aldehyde dehydrogenase family protein: MTTCFATDLIARNPSNGTELARIPGTTPDQVCQSVSRAAAAQRSWADRSWPERREALRRWHRELARRADELAEAVCAEIGKPIGEAMAAEVIPSLDALRWTIRTAGRVLAPRTESPRWQRWLLMPPARIERRTMGVIGVIGAWNYPILLNAPVIAHAIAAGNAVVWKPSELSSLCGTLLQETIDAAKLPEGLVTIVQGGPEIGSALVNANVAKLIFTGGLQNGRRVLEALGSNGIPGVVELSGFDAAVVLPDAPEGRTMAALRWSSFLGAGQACMSVKRVFLVDRPAEAWAETFAGLADALRIGDPKQPDVDLGPLISDRARDAVHDQVRAALAAGARVLAGGGPVEGPGSFYRPTVLLAHRGDEAPERALEGIFGPVVIVREVANDREAIEAVNASRFGLSASVWGRNRRRARTLADQLDVGVVGINEATTFFAHASAPAGGVKASGFGRVHGAEGLIEMTSPRTVVARSINAPRPQVFPYSNRLERVLRLYRRIVHR; this comes from the coding sequence ATGACGACCTGCTTCGCAACCGATCTGATCGCTCGAAACCCGAGCAACGGCACCGAGCTGGCGCGGATTCCCGGAACGACTCCCGACCAGGTTTGTCAGAGCGTCAGTCGGGCGGCGGCGGCTCAGCGATCCTGGGCCGATCGCTCGTGGCCGGAACGCCGAGAGGCCTTGAGACGATGGCACCGAGAACTCGCTCGGCGGGCTGATGAACTGGCCGAAGCGGTCTGTGCCGAGATCGGCAAGCCGATCGGCGAGGCGATGGCCGCCGAGGTGATCCCGAGCCTCGACGCCTTGCGATGGACGATCCGAACCGCCGGCCGGGTGCTCGCTCCTCGCACCGAATCCCCCCGATGGCAACGATGGCTGTTGATGCCCCCCGCTCGAATCGAGCGGAGGACGATGGGAGTGATCGGCGTGATCGGGGCCTGGAATTATCCGATCCTGCTGAATGCGCCAGTGATTGCTCATGCGATCGCCGCGGGCAACGCGGTGGTCTGGAAACCGTCCGAACTGTCGAGCCTTTGCGGGACCTTGCTTCAGGAAACGATCGACGCCGCCAAATTGCCTGAGGGGCTGGTCACAATCGTCCAGGGAGGCCCGGAGATCGGATCGGCACTCGTCAATGCGAATGTGGCAAAGCTCATCTTCACCGGTGGGCTTCAGAATGGCCGGCGCGTGCTGGAGGCGCTGGGTTCGAACGGAATTCCAGGTGTTGTGGAGCTTTCCGGGTTCGATGCGGCGGTCGTCTTGCCCGACGCTCCCGAAGGTCGAACCATGGCCGCCTTGCGGTGGTCGAGCTTCCTTGGTGCCGGTCAGGCGTGCATGTCGGTCAAGCGGGTCTTCCTGGTCGATCGCCCGGCCGAAGCCTGGGCCGAGACGTTCGCCGGTCTGGCCGATGCGCTTCGGATCGGCGACCCGAAGCAACCCGATGTGGACCTTGGACCCTTGATCTCTGATCGGGCTCGTGACGCCGTGCACGATCAGGTCCGAGCAGCCCTTGCCGCCGGTGCTCGCGTGCTGGCGGGGGGAGGGCCGGTCGAAGGGCCGGGGTCGTTCTACCGACCGACGGTGCTGCTGGCCCATCGAGGAGACGAGGCCCCGGAACGGGCCCTCGAAGGGATCTTCGGTCCGGTCGTGATCGTTCGGGAGGTGGCGAATGATCGCGAGGCTATCGAGGCAGTCAACGCCAGTCGATTCGGCCTCTCGGCCAGCGTTTGGGGACGCAATCGCCGGAGGGCGAGGACCCTGGCCGATCAGCTCGACGTGGGAGTCGTCGGCATCAACGAGGCGACCACCTTTTTCGCCCATGCCTCGGCCCCGGCCGGAGGGGTAAAGGCGAGCGGCTTCGGTCGGGTCCACGGCGCGGAGGGATTGATCGAGATGACCTCCCCCCGCACCGTCGTGGCTCGCTCGATCAATGCGCCCCGGCCCCAGGTCTTCCCCTATTCGAACCGCCTGGAACGCGTTCTGAGGTTGTATCGACGTATCGTTCATCGCTGA